A window from Triticum aestivum cultivar Chinese Spring chromosome 6D, IWGSC CS RefSeq v2.1, whole genome shotgun sequence encodes these proteins:
- the LOC123142807 gene encoding disease resistance protein Pik-1-like, with amino-acid sequence MEAALVSVATGVLKPVLGKLAVLLGKECERFKGVRKEIQSLTHELAAMEAFLLKMSKEEDPDEQDKVWMNEVREVSYDMEDAIDDFMLSVDDKDAKPDGFIDKIKCSLGMLGKMKARCRIGREIQDLKKQFIEVGDRNARYKTRQTFSNTKNVTIDPRALSMFEHASKLVGIDEPKHEIIKLLTEEASTHEQPKLGSIIGTGGMGKTTLANQVYEDLQENFECRAFVSVSRNPDMMNILRIIHSQVSGLPFKDTKAGSIKQVIMNISNFIVNKRYIFYFSLPTYTS; translated from the coding sequence ATGGAGGCGGCTCTTGTCAGCGTGGCGACAGGGGTACTAAAACCTGTCCTGGGGAAGCTGGCTGTTCTGCTCGGCAAAGAGTGCGAGCGTTTCAAAGGTGTGCGCAAGGAGATCCAGTCTCTCACTCACGAGCTTGCTGCCATGGAGGCTTTTCTCCTCAAGATGTCGAAGGAGGAGGATCccgatgagcaggataaagtttgGATGAATGAGGTGCGGGAGGTGTCATACGACATGGAGGATGCCATCGATGACTTCATGTTGTCTGTTGATGACAAAGATGCAAAGCCAGATGGCTTCATAGATAAGATCAAGTGCTCGCTAGGGATGTTGGGGAAGATGAAGGCTCGCTGTCGAATTGGTAGAGAGATACAAGATCTGAAGAAACAGTTCATTGAGGTGGGCGATAGGAATGCAAGGTACAAGACTCGCCAGACCTTCTCAAACACCAAAAATGTCACCATTGATCCTAGAGCTCTTTCTATGTTTGAGCATGCCTCAAAGCTTGTCGGAATTGATGAACCCAAGCATGAGATTATCAAACTGTTGACTGAAGAAGCGTCAACACATGAGCAGCCGAAGCTGGGCTCCATCATAGGAACTGGAGGAATGGGCAAGACCACTCTTGCAAACCAAGTGTATGAAGACCTCCAAGAAAATTTTGAATGTCGGGCCTTCGTATCTGTGTCACGAAATCCGGACATGATGAATATCTTGAGAATAATTCATAGTCAAGTTAGTGGTCTACCTTTTAAAGACACTAAAGCAGGGAGCATAAAACAAGTTATCATGAATATCAGCAATTTCATAGTAAACAAAAGGtacattttctatttttctttgccTACTTACACTTCTTGA